A portion of the Rhinopithecus roxellana isolate Shanxi Qingling chromosome 19, ASM756505v1, whole genome shotgun sequence genome contains these proteins:
- the MIEN1 gene encoding migration and invasion enhancer 1 isoform X1, whose amino-acid sequence MSGEPGQTSVAPPPGEVEPGSGVRIMVEYCEPCGFEATYLELASAVKEQYPGIEIESRLGGTGAFEIEINGQLVFSKLENGGFPYEKDGSRCPGQKEEDMSEKSVGWILPAFQEIITCAPTSFPTLGLGPVPFFSAVTALPQILPPALAPPIGTADHTPPGTAPTLWGRPPQDLALTL is encoded by the exons ATGAGCGGGGAGCCGGGGCAGACGTCCGTAGCGCCCCCTCCCGGGGAGGTCGAGCCTGGGAGTGGGGTCCGCATCATGGTGGAGTACTG TGAACCCTGCGGCTTCGAGGCGACCTACCTGGAGCTGGCCAGTGCTGTGAAGGAGCAGTATCCGGGCATCGAGATCGAGTCGCGCCTGGGGGGCACAG GTGCCTTTGAGATAGAGATAAATGGACAGCTGGTGTTCTCCAAGCTGGAGAATGGAGGCTTTCCCTATGAGAAAGAT GGATCCAGATGCCCTGGGCAGAAAGAAGAGGATATGAGTGAGAAGAGCGTGGGCTGGATCCTACCTGCCTTCCAGGAGATCATTACTTGTGCTCCAACATCCTTCCCCACCCTGGGGCTTGGTCCCGTTCCCTTCTTCTCCGCTGTAACTGCCCTCCCGCAAATACTGCCTCCGGCTCTTGCCCCTCCCATCGGAACTGCCGACCACACCCCTCCAGGCACCGCCCCCACCCTCTGGGGCCGCCCACCCCAGGACCTGGCGCTGACCTTGTAG
- the GRB7 gene encoding growth factor receptor-bound protein 7 isoform X3, with the protein MLGVQPLSPSDTMELDLSPPHLGSSPEDLCPAPGTPPGTPRPPDTPLPEEVKRSQPLLIPTTSRKLREEERRATSLPSIPNPFPELCSPPSQSPILGGPSSARGLLPRDASRPHVVKVYSEDGACRSVEVAAGATARHVCEMLVQRAHALSDETWGLVECHPHLALERGLEDHESVVEVQAAWPVGGDSRFVFRKNFAKYELFKSSPHSLFPEKMVSSCLDAHTGISHEDLIQNFLNAGSFPEIQGFLQLRGSGRKLWKRFFCFLRRSGLYYSTKGTSKDPRHLQYVADVNESNVYVVTQGRKLYGMPTDFGFCVKPNKLRNGHKGLQIFCSEDEQSRTCWLAAFRLFKYGVQLYRNYQQAQSRHLRPPCLGSPPLRSVSDNTLVAMDFSGHAGRVIENPREALSVALEEAHAWRKKTNHRLSLPTPASGTSLSAACSWSGRVSGTPRALSSLCATCRK; encoded by the exons ATGCTCGGGGTTCAG CCCCTCTCTCCCTCAGATACCATGGAGCTGGATCTGTCTCCACCTCATCTTGGCAGCTCTCCGGAAGACCTTTGCCCAGCCCCCGGGACCCCTCCTGGGACTCCCCGGCCCCCTGATACCCCTCTGCCTGAGGAGGTAAAGAGGTCCCAGCCTCTCCTTATCCCAACCACCAGCAG GAAACTTCGAGAGGAGGAGCGGCGTgccacctccctcccctccatcccCAACCCCTTCCCTGAGCTCTGCAGTCCTCCCTCACAGAGCCCTATTCTCGGGGGCCCCTCCAGTGCAAGGGGGCTGCTCCCCCGTGATGCCAGCCGCCCCCAT GTGGTAAAGGTGTACAGTGAGGACGGGGCCTGCAGGTCTGTGGAGGTGGCGGCAGGTGCCACAGCTCGCCATGTGTGTGAAATGCTGGTGCAGCGAGCTCACGCTTTGAGCGACGAGACCTGGGGGCTGGTGGAGTGCCACCCCCACCTAGCACTGG AGCGGGGTTTGGAGGACCACGAGTCCGTCGTGGAAGTACAGGCTGCCTGGCCCGTGGGCGGAGATAGCCGCTTCGTCTTCCGGAAAAACTTCGCCAAGTACGAACTGTTCAAGAGCTCCCCA CACTCCCTGTTCCCAGAAAAAATGGTCTCCAGCTGTCTCGATGCACACACTGGTATATCCCATGAAGACCTCATCCAG AACTTCCTGAATGCTGGCAGCTTCCCTGAGATCCAGGGCTTTCTGCAGCTGCGGGGTTCAGGACGGAAGCTTTGGAAACGCTTTTTCTGCTTCTTGCGCCGATCTGGCCTCTATTACTCCACCAAGGGCACCTCTAAG GATCCGAGGCACCTGCAGTACGTGGCAGATGTGAACGAGTCCAACGTGTACGTGGTGACGCAAGGCCGCAAGCTCTACGGGATGCCCACCGACTTTGGCTTCTGTGTCAAG CCCAACAAGCTTCGAAATGGCCACAAGGGGCTTCAGATCTTTTGCAGTGAAGATGAGCAGAGCCGCACCTGCTGGCTGGCTGCCTTCCGCCTCTTCAAG tacGGGGTGCAGCTGTACAGGAATTACCAGCAGGCACAGTCTCGCCATCTGCGTCCGCCTTGTTTGGGTTCCCCACCCTTG AGAAGTGTCTCAGATAATACCCTGGTGGCCATGGACTTCTCTGGCCATGCTGGGCGCGTCATTGAGAACCCCCGGGAGGCTCTGAGTGTGGCCCTGGAGGAGGCCCACGCCTGGAGG AAGAAGACAAACCACCGCCTCAGCCTGCCCACGCCGGCCTCCGGCACGAGCCTCAGTGCAG CCTGTTCCTGGTCCGGGAGAGTCAGCGGAACCCCCAGGGCTTTGTCCTCTCTTTGTGCCACCTGCAGAAAGTGA
- the GRB7 gene encoding growth factor receptor-bound protein 7 isoform X2, whose product MELDLSPPHLGSSPEDLCPAPGTPPGTPRPPDTPLPEEVKRSQPLLIPTTSRKLREEERRATSLPSIPNPFPELCSPPSQSPILGGPSSARGLLPRDASRPHVVKVYSEDGACRSVEVAAGATARHVCEMLVQRAHALSDETWGLVECHPHLALERGLEDHESVVEVQAAWPVGGDSRFVFRKNFAKYELFKSSPHSLFPEKMVSSCLDAHTGISHEDLIQNFLNAGSFPEIQGFLQLRGSGRKLWKRFFCFLRRSGLYYSTKGTSKDPRHLQYVADVNESNVYVVTQGRKLYGMPTDFGFCVKPNKLRNGHKGLQIFCSEDEQSRTCWLAAFRLFKYGVQLYRNYQQAQSRHLRPPCLGSPPLRSVSDNTLVAMDFSGHAGRVIENPREALSVALEEAHAWRKKTNHRLSLPTPASGTSLSAAIHRTQLWFHGRISREESQRLIGQQGLVDGLFLVRESQRNPQGFVLSLCHLQKVKHYLILPSEEEGRLYFSMDDGQTRFTDLLQLVEFHQLNRGILPCLLRHCCTRVAL is encoded by the exons ATGGAGCTGGATCTGTCTCCACCTCATCTTGGCAGCTCTCCGGAAGACCTTTGCCCAGCCCCCGGGACCCCTCCTGGGACTCCCCGGCCCCCTGATACCCCTCTGCCTGAGGAGGTAAAGAGGTCCCAGCCTCTCCTTATCCCAACCACCAGCAG GAAACTTCGAGAGGAGGAGCGGCGTgccacctccctcccctccatcccCAACCCCTTCCCTGAGCTCTGCAGTCCTCCCTCACAGAGCCCTATTCTCGGGGGCCCCTCCAGTGCAAGGGGGCTGCTCCCCCGTGATGCCAGCCGCCCCCAT GTGGTAAAGGTGTACAGTGAGGACGGGGCCTGCAGGTCTGTGGAGGTGGCGGCAGGTGCCACAGCTCGCCATGTGTGTGAAATGCTGGTGCAGCGAGCTCACGCTTTGAGCGACGAGACCTGGGGGCTGGTGGAGTGCCACCCCCACCTAGCACTGG AGCGGGGTTTGGAGGACCACGAGTCCGTCGTGGAAGTACAGGCTGCCTGGCCCGTGGGCGGAGATAGCCGCTTCGTCTTCCGGAAAAACTTCGCCAAGTACGAACTGTTCAAGAGCTCCCCA CACTCCCTGTTCCCAGAAAAAATGGTCTCCAGCTGTCTCGATGCACACACTGGTATATCCCATGAAGACCTCATCCAG AACTTCCTGAATGCTGGCAGCTTCCCTGAGATCCAGGGCTTTCTGCAGCTGCGGGGTTCAGGACGGAAGCTTTGGAAACGCTTTTTCTGCTTCTTGCGCCGATCTGGCCTCTATTACTCCACCAAGGGCACCTCTAAG GATCCGAGGCACCTGCAGTACGTGGCAGATGTGAACGAGTCCAACGTGTACGTGGTGACGCAAGGCCGCAAGCTCTACGGGATGCCCACCGACTTTGGCTTCTGTGTCAAG CCCAACAAGCTTCGAAATGGCCACAAGGGGCTTCAGATCTTTTGCAGTGAAGATGAGCAGAGCCGCACCTGCTGGCTGGCTGCCTTCCGCCTCTTCAAG tacGGGGTGCAGCTGTACAGGAATTACCAGCAGGCACAGTCTCGCCATCTGCGTCCGCCTTGTTTGGGTTCCCCACCCTTG AGAAGTGTCTCAGATAATACCCTGGTGGCCATGGACTTCTCTGGCCATGCTGGGCGCGTCATTGAGAACCCCCGGGAGGCTCTGAGTGTGGCCCTGGAGGAGGCCCACGCCTGGAGG AAGAAGACAAACCACCGCCTCAGCCTGCCCACGCCGGCCTCCGGCACGAGCCTCAGTGCAG CCATCCACCGCACCCAACTCTGGTTCCACGGGCGCATTTCCCGTGAGGAGAGCCAGCGGCTTATTGGACAGCAGGGCTTGGTAGACGG CCTGTTCCTGGTCCGGGAGAGTCAGCGGAACCCCCAGGGCTTTGTCCTCTCTTTGTGCCACCTGCAGAAAGTGAAGCATTACCTCATCCTGCCG AGTGAGGAGGAGGGCCGCCTGTACTTCAGCATGGATGATGGCCAGACCCGCTTCACTGACCTGCTGCAGCTCGTGGAGTTCCACCAGCTGAACCGCGGCATCCTGCCATGCTTGCTGCGCCACTGCTGCACGCGGGTGGCCCTCTGA
- the GRB7 gene encoding growth factor receptor-bound protein 7 isoform X1 gives MLGVQPLSPSDTMELDLSPPHLGSSPEDLCPAPGTPPGTPRPPDTPLPEEVKRSQPLLIPTTSRKLREEERRATSLPSIPNPFPELCSPPSQSPILGGPSSARGLLPRDASRPHVVKVYSEDGACRSVEVAAGATARHVCEMLVQRAHALSDETWGLVECHPHLALERGLEDHESVVEVQAAWPVGGDSRFVFRKNFAKYELFKSSPHSLFPEKMVSSCLDAHTGISHEDLIQNFLNAGSFPEIQGFLQLRGSGRKLWKRFFCFLRRSGLYYSTKGTSKDPRHLQYVADVNESNVYVVTQGRKLYGMPTDFGFCVKPNKLRNGHKGLQIFCSEDEQSRTCWLAAFRLFKYGVQLYRNYQQAQSRHLRPPCLGSPPLRSVSDNTLVAMDFSGHAGRVIENPREALSVALEEAHAWRKKTNHRLSLPTPASGTSLSAAIHRTQLWFHGRISREESQRLIGQQGLVDGLFLVRESQRNPQGFVLSLCHLQKVKHYLILPSEEEGRLYFSMDDGQTRFTDLLQLVEFHQLNRGILPCLLRHCCTRVAL, from the exons ATGCTCGGGGTTCAG CCCCTCTCTCCCTCAGATACCATGGAGCTGGATCTGTCTCCACCTCATCTTGGCAGCTCTCCGGAAGACCTTTGCCCAGCCCCCGGGACCCCTCCTGGGACTCCCCGGCCCCCTGATACCCCTCTGCCTGAGGAGGTAAAGAGGTCCCAGCCTCTCCTTATCCCAACCACCAGCAG GAAACTTCGAGAGGAGGAGCGGCGTgccacctccctcccctccatcccCAACCCCTTCCCTGAGCTCTGCAGTCCTCCCTCACAGAGCCCTATTCTCGGGGGCCCCTCCAGTGCAAGGGGGCTGCTCCCCCGTGATGCCAGCCGCCCCCAT GTGGTAAAGGTGTACAGTGAGGACGGGGCCTGCAGGTCTGTGGAGGTGGCGGCAGGTGCCACAGCTCGCCATGTGTGTGAAATGCTGGTGCAGCGAGCTCACGCTTTGAGCGACGAGACCTGGGGGCTGGTGGAGTGCCACCCCCACCTAGCACTGG AGCGGGGTTTGGAGGACCACGAGTCCGTCGTGGAAGTACAGGCTGCCTGGCCCGTGGGCGGAGATAGCCGCTTCGTCTTCCGGAAAAACTTCGCCAAGTACGAACTGTTCAAGAGCTCCCCA CACTCCCTGTTCCCAGAAAAAATGGTCTCCAGCTGTCTCGATGCACACACTGGTATATCCCATGAAGACCTCATCCAG AACTTCCTGAATGCTGGCAGCTTCCCTGAGATCCAGGGCTTTCTGCAGCTGCGGGGTTCAGGACGGAAGCTTTGGAAACGCTTTTTCTGCTTCTTGCGCCGATCTGGCCTCTATTACTCCACCAAGGGCACCTCTAAG GATCCGAGGCACCTGCAGTACGTGGCAGATGTGAACGAGTCCAACGTGTACGTGGTGACGCAAGGCCGCAAGCTCTACGGGATGCCCACCGACTTTGGCTTCTGTGTCAAG CCCAACAAGCTTCGAAATGGCCACAAGGGGCTTCAGATCTTTTGCAGTGAAGATGAGCAGAGCCGCACCTGCTGGCTGGCTGCCTTCCGCCTCTTCAAG tacGGGGTGCAGCTGTACAGGAATTACCAGCAGGCACAGTCTCGCCATCTGCGTCCGCCTTGTTTGGGTTCCCCACCCTTG AGAAGTGTCTCAGATAATACCCTGGTGGCCATGGACTTCTCTGGCCATGCTGGGCGCGTCATTGAGAACCCCCGGGAGGCTCTGAGTGTGGCCCTGGAGGAGGCCCACGCCTGGAGG AAGAAGACAAACCACCGCCTCAGCCTGCCCACGCCGGCCTCCGGCACGAGCCTCAGTGCAG CCATCCACCGCACCCAACTCTGGTTCCACGGGCGCATTTCCCGTGAGGAGAGCCAGCGGCTTATTGGACAGCAGGGCTTGGTAGACGG CCTGTTCCTGGTCCGGGAGAGTCAGCGGAACCCCCAGGGCTTTGTCCTCTCTTTGTGCCACCTGCAGAAAGTGAAGCATTACCTCATCCTGCCG AGTGAGGAGGAGGGCCGCCTGTACTTCAGCATGGATGATGGCCAGACCCGCTTCACTGACCTGCTGCAGCTCGTGGAGTTCCACCAGCTGAACCGCGGCATCCTGCCATGCTTGCTGCGCCACTGCTGCACGCGGGTGGCCCTCTGA
- the MIEN1 gene encoding migration and invasion enhancer 1 isoform X2, translating to MSGEPGQTSVAPPPGEVEPGSGVRIMVEYCEPCGFEATYLELASAVKEQYPGIEIESRLGGTGAFEIEINGQLVFSKLENGGFPYEKDLIEAIRRASKGEPLEKITNSRPPCIIL from the exons ATGAGCGGGGAGCCGGGGCAGACGTCCGTAGCGCCCCCTCCCGGGGAGGTCGAGCCTGGGAGTGGGGTCCGCATCATGGTGGAGTACTG TGAACCCTGCGGCTTCGAGGCGACCTACCTGGAGCTGGCCAGTGCTGTGAAGGAGCAGTATCCGGGCATCGAGATCGAGTCGCGCCTGGGGGGCACAG GTGCCTTTGAGATAGAGATAAATGGACAGCTGGTGTTCTCCAAGCTGGAGAATGGAGGCTTTCCCTATGAGAAAGAT CTCATTGAGGCCATCCGAAGAGCCAGTAAAGGAGAACCCCTAGAAAAGATCACCAACAGCCGTCCTCCCTGCATCATTCTGTGA